In Falco cherrug isolate bFalChe1 chromosome 5, bFalChe1.pri, whole genome shotgun sequence, one DNA window encodes the following:
- the LOC129736158 gene encoding uncharacterized protein LOC129736158 isoform X2, which translates to MQSSETNCIQRTDTLGVQNKMSQTRRIPRRFAPSSYPDGAPEEETYSNLQTISGTTEQMEFNISSATQVGHQLALIGDEFNRTYNRKFEDTLLHLAHGVFQTWNIIRSVIRSFGNILNNNWTKRIIDYGSWICRLPFRCVCQKLVPAALLVVAFWWAMNYGLQN; encoded by the exons ATGCAGTCCTCTGAGACTAACTGCATCCAGAGAACTGACACTCTGGGTGTCCAA AATAAGATGTCTCAAACGAGGAGAATCCCCAGGCGCTTTGCCCCCTCCAGCTACCCTGATGGAGCACCAGAAGAGGAAACCTACAGTAACCTCCAAACAATTTCAGGCACCACAGAGCAAATGGAGTTTAATATCAG CTCAGCTACCCAGGTTGGCCATCAGCTGGCCCTGATTGGAGATGAATTTAACAGGACATACAACAGAAAGTTTGAAGATACACTGCTTCACCTGGCACATGG TGTTTTCCAGACATGGAATATTATTAGAAGTGTTATAAGAagctttggaaatattttgaacaaTAACTGGACAAAGAGGATCATTGATTATGGAAGCTGG aTTTGCAGGCTTCCTTTCAGGTGTGTCTGCCAGAAGCTGGTGCCTGCAGCCTTGCTTGTTGTTGCCTTTTGGTGGGCCATGAATTATGGACTACAGAATTAA
- the LOC129736158 gene encoding uncharacterized protein LOC129736158 isoform X1 translates to MQSSETNCIQRTDTLGVQNKMSQTRRIPRRFAPSSYPDGAPEEETYSNLQTISGTTEQMEFNISSATQVGHQLALIGDEFNRTYNRKFEDTLLHLAHGVAISVFQTWNIIRSVIRSFGNILNNNWTKRIIDYGSWICRLPFRCVCQKLVPAALLVVAFWWAMNYGLQN, encoded by the exons ATGCAGTCCTCTGAGACTAACTGCATCCAGAGAACTGACACTCTGGGTGTCCAA AATAAGATGTCTCAAACGAGGAGAATCCCCAGGCGCTTTGCCCCCTCCAGCTACCCTGATGGAGCACCAGAAGAGGAAACCTACAGTAACCTCCAAACAATTTCAGGCACCACAGAGCAAATGGAGTTTAATATCAG CTCAGCTACCCAGGTTGGCCATCAGCTGGCCCTGATTGGAGATGAATTTAACAGGACATACAACAGAAAGTTTGAAGATACACTGCTTCACCTGGCACATGG GGTTGCTATCAGTGTTTTCCAGACATGGAATATTATTAGAAGTGTTATAAGAagctttggaaatattttgaacaaTAACTGGACAAAGAGGATCATTGATTATGGAAGCTGG aTTTGCAGGCTTCCTTTCAGGTGTGTCTGCCAGAAGCTGGTGCCTGCAGCCTTGCTTGTTGTTGCCTTTTGGTGGGCCATGAATTATGGACTACAGAATTAA
- the LOC129736158 gene encoding uncharacterized protein LOC129736158 isoform X3, whose protein sequence is MSQTRRIPRRFAPSSYPDGAPEEETYSNLQTISGTTEQMEFNISSATQVGHQLALIGDEFNRTYNRKFEDTLLHLAHGVAISVFQTWNIIRSVIRSFGNILNNNWTKRIIDYGSWICRLPFRCVCQKLVPAALLVVAFWWAMNYGLQN, encoded by the exons ATGTCTCAAACGAGGAGAATCCCCAGGCGCTTTGCCCCCTCCAGCTACCCTGATGGAGCACCAGAAGAGGAAACCTACAGTAACCTCCAAACAATTTCAGGCACCACAGAGCAAATGGAGTTTAATATCAG CTCAGCTACCCAGGTTGGCCATCAGCTGGCCCTGATTGGAGATGAATTTAACAGGACATACAACAGAAAGTTTGAAGATACACTGCTTCACCTGGCACATGG GGTTGCTATCAGTGTTTTCCAGACATGGAATATTATTAGAAGTGTTATAAGAagctttggaaatattttgaacaaTAACTGGACAAAGAGGATCATTGATTATGGAAGCTGG aTTTGCAGGCTTCCTTTCAGGTGTGTCTGCCAGAAGCTGGTGCCTGCAGCCTTGCTTGTTGTTGCCTTTTGGTGGGCCATGAATTATGGACTACAGAATTAA